From a region of the Ardenticatena maritima genome:
- a CDS encoding Hsp20/alpha crystallin family protein: MSRYSSLFGPRHLALQAEIDRLFDQMIAEGVARVYRQSHAWTPPLDVFETEQAYVVRMEIAGMRTEDFDILFQEGVLLIRGTRPEPQSPPRTYHQSQIRYGEFIAAVRFPDDVLVDEVEAVYDNGFLHVTLPKKAKNTSH, from the coding sequence ATGTCACGGTACAGTTCACTCTTTGGACCCCGGCATCTGGCATTGCAGGCGGAGATTGACCGCCTGTTCGACCAGATGATTGCCGAAGGGGTGGCGCGTGTGTATCGCCAATCGCATGCGTGGACGCCACCGCTTGATGTCTTTGAGACGGAGCAAGCGTATGTGGTACGCATGGAAATCGCCGGCATGCGTACCGAAGACTTTGACATTCTCTTTCAAGAAGGTGTGTTGCTGATTCGCGGAACGCGGCCTGAGCCGCAATCGCCGCCGCGCACCTACCACCAATCGCAAATCCGATACGGCGAGTTTATTGCCGCTGTGCGCTTTCCCGATGATGTTCTGGTGGATGAGGTCGAGGCGGTCTATGACAATGGGTTTTTGCATGTAACGTTGCCCAAGAAAGCCAAGAACACGTCGCACTGA
- a CDS encoding CoA-transferase subunit beta, with amino-acid sequence MTFTPREMMVIAAAREIRDGEIVFVGIRLPLVAFVVAKQTHAPNAVGYFGSGLIRETLPATLLYTVSDPANVEGAAWAGSLVDVMGLLATGHVDVGFLGGAQVDRFGNLNTTRIGPARAPRMRLPGSGGAADIAAFAKRTVILMPHEPHRLVEEVDYITSPGYGTGDDWRAQVGLPGGGPSAIITTLGVLRFDEHGEAYLASYHPFTTPEEVRAHTGWDLRIAPNVAMTPPPTDAELQALRAYDPEGVWVGTP; translated from the coding sequence ATGACGTTCACACCACGCGAAATGATGGTTATTGCCGCCGCGCGTGAAATCCGTGACGGCGAGATTGTGTTTGTCGGCATACGTTTGCCCTTGGTGGCGTTTGTTGTGGCGAAGCAGACCCATGCGCCCAATGCCGTGGGCTACTTTGGGAGCGGCTTGATTCGTGAGACGCTCCCCGCAACCCTGCTCTACACCGTATCCGACCCCGCGAACGTCGAGGGGGCGGCATGGGCGGGCAGCTTGGTGGATGTGATGGGCTTGCTCGCGACGGGGCACGTGGATGTGGGCTTTTTGGGCGGCGCACAGGTAGACCGCTTTGGCAACCTGAACACCACGCGCATCGGGCCGGCGCGTGCGCCCCGCATGCGTTTGCCCGGAAGCGGCGGCGCAGCGGACATTGCTGCCTTTGCCAAGCGCACCGTCATTCTCATGCCGCATGAACCGCACCGCCTGGTGGAAGAGGTAGACTACATAACTTCACCCGGTTATGGCACTGGTGATGACTGGCGCGCACAGGTGGGTTTGCCAGGGGGAGGTCCTTCTGCCATCATTACCACATTGGGCGTGTTGCGTTTTGATGAACACGGCGAAGCCTACCTGGCGTCGTATCACCCTTTCACCACACCCGAAGAGGTGCGCGCACACACTGGCTGGGATCTGCGGATTGCGCCCAATGTTGCCATGACCCCGCCACCAACCGATGCCGAATTGCAGGCATTACGCGCCTACGACCCCGAAGGCGTCTGGGTGGGAACACCATGA
- a CDS encoding CoA transferase subunit A, with amino-acid sequence MRLTEAIERFIPDGSVVALGTCLEAAIPFAAGHEIIRQHRRDLTLVGPVSDILFDQLVGAGCVRRISAAWVGNMSAGLAHCVRRAVEEGIPAPVEIRDHSTFSIGLALLAAGLGAPFIPTRTLMGSDLPLENPDLIESTNPLNELGEPILLVRALQPDVLILHVQRADVDGHAHYWGPLGVTREAVLAARRIIITAEEIVPRETLLRDPNRIVAPAHKVAAVVHLPGGAHPSPLYGYYDRDHAFFEEYHARTRTVEGFEAWLREWVLDTPDRNAYLRRLGEARWQALQAARPQA; translated from the coding sequence ATGAGGCTGACGGAAGCGATTGAGCGCTTCATCCCTGATGGCAGTGTTGTGGCGTTGGGCACATGCCTCGAAGCCGCCATTCCATTTGCGGCGGGGCATGAGATCATTCGCCAACACCGGCGCGATTTGACCCTGGTGGGTCCAGTCTCGGATATTTTGTTCGACCAGTTGGTCGGGGCGGGGTGTGTGCGCCGGATTTCGGCGGCGTGGGTTGGCAATATGAGCGCCGGGCTGGCGCATTGTGTGCGCCGTGCCGTCGAAGAGGGCATTCCCGCACCTGTGGAAATCCGCGACCACAGCACTTTCAGCATTGGGCTGGCGTTGCTGGCGGCGGGGTTGGGCGCGCCCTTCATCCCCACCCGCACGCTCATGGGCTCGGATTTGCCGCTGGAAAACCCTGATCTGATTGAAAGCACCAACCCGCTCAACGAGTTGGGCGAACCGATTTTGCTGGTGCGCGCTCTGCAACCGGATGTGCTCATTTTACACGTCCAGCGTGCCGATGTTGACGGGCATGCGCACTACTGGGGACCGCTTGGCGTCACCCGTGAGGCGGTGTTAGCGGCGCGGCGCATCATCATCACCGCCGAAGAAATTGTGCCGCGCGAAACCCTTTTGCGCGACCCCAACCGTATCGTCGCGCCCGCGCACAAGGTGGCGGCCGTGGTGCATCTGCCTGGCGGGGCGCATCCTTCCCCCCTCTACGGCTATTACGACCGCGACCACGCGTTTTTTGAGGAGTACCACGCCCGTACGCGCACCGTGGAGGGGTTTGAAGCGTGGTTGCGTGAGTGGGTGCTTGATACGCCCGACCGCAACGCCTATTTGCGCCGTTTGGGTGAAGCGCGTTGGCAGGCGTTGCAGGCGGCGCGCCCCCAAGCCTGA